CACGCTGGGCGTCGCCTACCAGCTGCCCTAGCGTCCCTCCGGCGCTCTGCCCTCCGCCCGCCGCCCGCGCCGGCCCAGGTGAGCTGCCCCGCGGCCGGGAGCGCCTGGCGACCTCACTCCTCGCTCTCCGGCGCCTCCGGCTCCTCGCGGCCGGAGGAGCCGGGGGGCAGGTCCGCGCCGCGCGAGGCCGGAGCGGCAGGCTGCCCCGGGCCGGTGTGGGCAGGCGAGGCCGACGCCACGTGGCGCGGCCGCTCCGGCTCGATCCGCACGGTGACCACGCCCGCCGGCCCGAGAGGGAGCGTGACCCGGACCGGGACCCGTTCGACCGCGGCGGGGACCGGCTCGGTGACCAGCATGGGTGCCGTCGCCCAGCGGGCGAGGCCCGTGGCGGCCAGGGCCACGCCCAGCGCCATCGCGCCCAGAAAGGCCGGCAAGGCGCCGACCGCCAGCCACCGGCGGCCCCCGGCCCCGGCCAGGCGGCTTCCGATGCCCTCCCCCCGCTTCATGCCCGCGTCCCGCATCCCTCGGAGGCCCTCCATGCCGGCAGCCTCGAACCTCCGGCCGGCAGCGACTGGCATCCATGTATATTCTTCGCACCCGAGGCGCGGATGGGGAGGGGGGCCGGGGAAGACGCCCTCAGCGAAACATGGCGCCCCGGGAGCGGCCCCGGCCCCAGCCCAGCTGGCGCAACAGGACGGCCACCATGACGGCCAGCGCGCTGACCGCCTGGGAGGCCGGCGCGGTCGCCAGGAGCAGGGCGAGGCCGACGGGAAAGCCGACGTAGCCGACCATGGGCATGCGGCGGGTGAGGAGCGCGGCCAGCGCTCCGGTGGCCGCGGCGGGCACCATCTGCGCCGGGGCGAGGACGAAGAGCGCGCCCAGGGCCGCGGCCAGGCCCCTTCCTCCGCGGAAGCGGGTGTAGACGGGCCAGTTGTGGCCCACGGTGGGCGCCACCGCCACCGGCAGGAGCCACCAGCCGCCGAGGCCTGTCCAGCGCGCCAGGAGCATGGGGAGCGCCCCCTTGGCCATGTCGGCCAGGAGGACGGTGATGCCGGCCACGGGGCCGGCCAGGCGCCACGTCGCGTTGCCCCCGGGATTCTCGCCCAGCTCCTCGGGCGACTGCCCGCGGTAGCGGCGCACCACCCAGCGCGCCGGCAGGAAGGAGCCCAGGAGATAGCCCAGGATCGTCAGGGCCGCGGTGAGGACCTCGGTTCGCACGTGCCACCTCCCATCCACGGTTCCGGCGCCGCCAGGCGTCGTCGCAGCTCCTCCGCCAGCCCGGCTGCCTGACCCCGGCCTCCTTTTCACCCTGCGCCACCCGATCTCCTGGCTCGGCCGGCCTCACGCACGGAGGGCGAAGAAGGTCTCGGCGCCCTCCTCCAGCCGCCGGCGTTCCTCGGACCGCCTTGCGCCGAGGCGGCGAAGGCGGACCTCCAGCTCCCGCCCCGCCAGCCGGCGGATCTCCAGGTCCAGCCGCTGGCCGCCCACGGCCAGCCCCCGGAGGCGGACGGCTGCCAGCGCCCGCTCCCCCTCCCCGCCGCCGAGGAAGGGGCGGAGCCGAATCCGCCCCCGCACCGCGTCCAGCTCCAGCCCCGCCAGCGCCGCCACCACCAGGAAGGGAGCCCCCGCCGCCCACGCCTGGGGCCGGCAGGCCGCCGGGTACTCTTCGGGGCGCCCTCCCGCCGCGCCTCCGTTCCGGTCTCCCGCCGGCGGGGTCGCCGGCGGGCGCTCCGCCCCCGAGAAGCACTCCGGCAGGCGATGGCGGGGCAGCGCCGCACCGGCGTCGAGGAGCGCCGCCGCCAGGTCATAGGCCTCCCGCAGGTGGCCGTAGCGGGCGAGGCCGGCGACGGCGACGGCCGTGTCGTGCGGCCAGACCGCGCCGCGATGGTAGGCCAGCGGGTGGTAGGCCGGGTTGGCCGCCGAGAGCGTCCGGAGCCCCCAGCCGGTGAAGAGGTCGGGCGCCAGGAGGCGGCGGGCCAGCGCCGCCGCCCGCTCGGGCGCGGCCACCCCCGCCCAGAGGAGATGGGCCGCGTCGGAGGTGACCGCCCCCGCCCGCCGCCGCGCCGCGCCCCGGCGGGCGCCGAGCGCCAGGGCGTAGCTTCCTTCCCGGGGAAGCCAGAAGCGCGCCTCGATCCGCTCGGCCAGGCGGTCCGCCTCCCGCCGGAGGCCCGCCGCCCGCCCCTCCTCCCCCAGCTCCGCGAGCACCTCCGCCCAGGCGCGCAGCGCCGCCACGACGTAGCCCTGCACCTCCACCACCGCCAGCGGTGGCTCGACCGGCCGTCCCCGCTCGTCCACCATGGAGTCCGCCGAATCCTTCCAGGCCTGGGTCCGGAGCCCCTCGGCCCCGTGGCGGCCCGCGTGCGGCTCGAAGCTCAGGAAGCCCTCGGGATCCCGTGCCCGCGCCCGCTCCACCCAGGCCAGCGCCCGTTCGACGGCGGGGCGGATCCGCTCGAGCCAGGGGCGGTCGCCCGTCCGGCGCCAGGTCGCGGCGGCCAGCCAGACGAAGAGCGGCGTGGCGTCGATGGAACCGTAGTAGCGGCCGTAGGGGAGCCTGCCGGTGCCGGTCGCCTCGCCGAAGCGGAGCTCGTGGGGGATGCGGCCCGGCTCCTCCTCGCGCCAGGTCTCCTCGCGGCGACCCTGCCAGGCGGCCAGCGTCTCCAGCGTCGCCCGGGCGAGCGACGGGCGGAAGGGCAGCAGCTCGAAGGCGGTGAGCAGGGCGTCGCGGCCGAAGAGGGTGGCGAACCAGGGCGCCCCGGCGGCGACGGTGGGGCCGGCTCCCAGGTCGAGGGAGAGCGCCTCCAGATCCCGTTCGGACCGGCGGAGCACGCGCTCCCAGGCAGAGGCATCCCCCGCGCCCCCGATGCCCCCTGCGCCCCCCGCAGCGGCGGGCTCGAACTCCACCCGGGCCCCGCCCGCCTCCCAGGCCAGGCGGCGGTCGGCCCGTCCCGTCCCCGGGGGCGGGGCGGACCGGCGCCGCGAGCAGGGGAGGCCCAGGGGCGGGCGGCGGCCGGGCCGCAGGCGGCAACGGATCCGCGCCTCCTCGCCCGCGGCCAGCCGGAACCGCCAGACGGCGGAGCAGGTGTCCATCTCGCCGGGCACGGGATCCAGTTCGATCTCCAGCCAGCGTTCGACGCCGTCGGCGCCCGCATGGCGCCAGCGGATCCGCCCGGAGGCGCGGTCCGCTGCGGTCTCCGGCGTCCTCGGCCGCGGCTCGACGAAGCCCCGCACCTCCATCAGGTCGGCGAAGTCGCCCTCCAGCGCCAGCTCGACGAGGGCGGTCAGCGGCCCGCGCGCCTCCGCCCTCCACCGGAGCTCGAGCAGGGCGCCGTCGTCGTCCAGGCGGAGGCGGCTCCGCCTGCGCAGCCGCCCCTCGCCCTCGCGCACGGTCGACCGCCACTCCAGGCGCGAGAGCAGGCGGGTGTCGCCGGCGTAAAAGCCCTCCACCCCACCCGGCCGGATCTCGCCCACCCGGCGCGCCAGCCAGAGCCGGTCGCCCGCCACGGCGACGCGGGGCGGCGTCGCCGGCGCGCGGCGGACCGGCCTGCCCTCCGGCCTCTCGCTCCGGTCCGGCCCGGTGCCGGCGACGGGAGCGCCCGCCATTCCGCCACCCCTCCTTCCTCGACGCCCTCGCTACGGGTGGATGGAGGCCTGCGCCTGCCGCAGCGCCTCTTTCGGGTCGGCACCCTGCAGGTAGATCGCCTGGAGTGCCTCGCCCGCCGCGTCGATCACGGTCTGGCCGTTGGGACCGAGCTGCCAGGGCAGCGCATGCTCCGCCTCGCCGGCGAAGGCCTTCTGCTCCGGGTCGTCCTGCGTGAAGGTCTCCAGCATCGACCGGACCGATGGCATCTCCAGCCCGCCTTGCTCCGTGAACTTCTCACCGTCCGCACTGGTCAGGAAGTCGATCAGCTGATAGGCCTCGTCCGGGTGCTGGGTATCCTTGCCCATCACGTAGGCGACCGTGAAGGCGAGGCTACCCGGCCTCCTGCCCACAGGAAGCGGAGCCACCGCCCACTTCAGATCCGGCGCTTCCCGGCGGAGCGCCGCCACCACCCCGTTCCCTTCGATCACCATGGCCGCCTTCCCCTTGGCCAGGGCGTCGCCGGCCCCCTGGGCGCCCACATCCAGAGTCGGGTGTTGTAGACGAGCGCCAGCGTGGAGAGGTTGGGTAGGAACCGCGAGAGATCGGTCTTGCATTGAACGCGTTCTTCCTCCTGCCGGTTCCTCATTTCGTTTCATGCAATGCGTGCACCAGTGGCTTCCGGCCGCCGCTGGGATCGCATCCGCAGCCGCTGGCTCCCTCCTGCCGGCGCATCGCGGGCACCAGGCGGAGGACGGACGGCGGATCCGGCGGCCATGCATGCACCCGGGCGCATGCATAGCCGGCCGGGAGCCGGCCCGGTGCCCGCCGGGCTTCACCCGGCCAGCTTCAGCAGCAGGGAGAGCCCGCTCAGGGCGGCGAGGGCGACCGCGTCGACCGCCAGCACGCGGCGGAAGAGCCCCGGGTCCCTCTCCTCGGGAGGCAGGAGGCCCAGCGCCAGCCCGAGCCGGGGGGGCCGACGCCATGGTCAGGAGCGAGGCGGAGACATTCTGCATCGCGACCAGCCGCTCCGCCGGATACCCGAGCGCTGTCGCCGCCATCCCGGCGCTCGCCATGAGCGCCCCCAGGACCAGGAAGGCGACGGTGGTCCCGGCCACCGGCCGCCGGAGCGCGTCTCTCCCCTCCCCGCACGAAGCCGGCAGGCAGAGGCCCCGCCCGGCGGTCTATCCTTGCACCCGGGGGGATGCCCATGACCGACCGGGAGCCGAGCCCGCGCCCGGGCGTCCGGCCCCGGGCGTCCCTGGCCGCGTTCGCCCTGGCCGTCCTGCTCCTGGCGGGCTGCGGGGCGGGTGCCGGAGGGGGCGGCGGCGCGACGGGTGCCGCCGGCACCGACTCGGACAGCTACCTCGCCCGGCGCGCGGAGGCGATCCGGGCGGCGGAGCAGCTCTTCCGCGCCAAGGCGGCCGAGGGCGTGGAGATGGCGGACGGCCCCTGCCTCTCCCAGGAAGTGATCCCGGACTGGGCGGTGGACGTCGCCCACGACCCCCGCCAGCCCGTGGACGACCTGCCCCAGAACCAGTGCGCCTCCTACCGGGAGGGGCGCGTCCACCACTTCGTCGAATTGGACCCGGACGGCCGCCTGATCCGCGCCGAATGAGCGAGCGGGCCGGAGGAGCCGGAAGCGAGGAGGTCCATGGGCACAAGGCTGAAGGCGGAGGGCGACGCGTCCCCGGGGGGAGCCCCGCCGGCGGCGGACCGGGTCGCCGCCTGGATCTCGGCCCTCTTCAACCCGTACACCCACCTGACCCTCTGGCTGGGTGCGGTCGCCTGGCTCACCCCCGCCAGCCGCCGGGCCGCCGCGGTGGGCTGGCTGGCGGCGGTCGCCCTCCCCCTCTCCGTCCTGGCGGCGGGGCGGCGGCTCGGGTGGTGGAGCCATCCCGACCTGGTCGACCGCGGGGAACGCTCGCTCTTCCTGCCGGTGGCCTGGACGGGGTCGGTGCTGGCCTGGCTGTCCGCGCTCCGCTGGGCGCCGGCGAGCTGGCTGCCGACCGGCTTCGCCGTGGTCGTCGTCTGGCTCGCCGGCGTCTGGCTGATCACCCTGCGCTGGAAGATCAGCCTGCACACGGGTGCGATCGGGGCGATGGCCGGCGCCCTGGCGCTCGTCCCGGCCCGCGCCGGACAGCCGGGGCTCGCCCTGCTGCTCTTCCTCGCCGCCACCCTCCTCGCCGCCGTCGTGGGCTGGAGCCGGCTGCGGCTCCGGCGGCACACCCCGGCCCAGGTGGTGGCCGGCTACCTGTTCGGCGCCGTCAGCGCCCTGGCGACGGCGATCTGGTTCCCTCCCGCCGCCCCCTGAACGGGGCGCCTGCCGTCGACCCGCCCCCGACACGTTTTCCGACCGATCCCCCTGGCGCTCCGCCTATCCTCTTCCCCGTCATCCTTCCCGCCGATGCGAGGCGATGAGCCGTGGAGCGCCTTGGGCTCCTTCCGTTCCGGCCGGGCGCGGTCCCCCCGCGCGCGCACAGGGCGGCCGCCCTGGCCGGCGCCTTCCTGCTTTCGGCCGTCTGGGCCCTGCTGCCGGTGATGACGCAGGCCCGCGCGCAGCCCGCCGCCCCGCCGGTCCTGCGGCCGGTCGGCTCGCTTCGCCTCGCCGGCGCGGCGGACGGGGTCTTCGCCGGCGGCGGGCGGCTCCTCTGGCTGGTGGCCGCGGGTCCCGCAGGGCTGGAGGCGGCGAGCCGTTCCCCGGCCTCCGGCTGGCGCTGGGCGCCGCGGCTGGTCTGGCCGCCGGCCATGAAGGCCAGCGGCCTCCGCGTCGAGGCGACGACCGCCCTGGTCGACCGGAGCGGCCGGCTCCACGTCCTCCTGACCACCGCGCCCGCCACGCCCGCGGGCGACGCCCTCGACCTCGCCGCGCGCACCACCTGGTACGCGGAGCTGGCGGGCGGGCGGTGGCTCGGGCCGGAGCGCGTGGGCGAAGGTCCCTTCCTCTCCCTGGGGCTGCGGCCCGGTACGGGTGGGAAGGCGGAGCCCGTCGTCACCCTGGCGTCAGGGTTCGACGCGCAGGGCGCGCTCGTCGAGCGGAGTCTCCTCCGCACCGGGGCCGGCTGGCAGCCGGCGGCGGCTCTGCCCGTGGCCCGTCCGCCGCTGGCCCTGGGTTGGAGCCACCTGTGGGACGCCGCGCCCGTACCCGGCACGCGCGACTGGGTCGAGCTGGTCAGCCGGGAGGGGCAGCGCTTCCTGGAGGTGGTGAAGGTCGCCCCGGACGGCCGCCCGCTCGCCGATCTGGGGAGGATCCCGCCGCCGGTGGCCACCGATGCGCCGGTCTTCCACCTGCTGGGCGGGGGACCCCGCTGGTATGTGGTCTACCGGAACACCGTGGGCCGGCTGGTGCCGGGCGATCCGGCGACCTTCCGCTGGAGCGAGGAGCTGCGGATCTACGCGGAGCCGTCCCGGCCGGCGGCCGGGCGGCCCTGGCCGGAAGTCGCCGCCTTCGGCACGGATCGGACGCCCCTCGCCGGCCTGCGCCTCGTCGCGGGCGGAACCCGGGCCGTGACGGCGGCGGCGGACGGACGGCTCTTCCTCCTCTGGCGCCTGGCTCCGGCGACCGGCACCGCGGCGGAGGAGCTCTGGCTGACGGAGCTGGCGCCCGCCGGGCCGGGGCGCTAGCGGGGGCTCGCCGCCCGGGTCCGATGACGGCCGCGCTTGCTCCCGGGTCACGTTCCGCAACGTCTCCGCTCGTTCCGACGGGACGACCCGCTGGCCGAACCCGAGACCGCGACCCCCTCGCAAACTTGGAGGAAGCTTCTCCGACCCCGCTTCCCCGGGCACCGCCCCCCCTCCGGCTCCGTCTCCCCGGATTGCCTTCACCTCCCGGGAAGGGATTTCTCCCTGGCCGTCGAAATGGGTCTTCGTACAGCGGTGAAACCGGTTTCAGTATTCATGAAACGTGTTTCATGTTCCCTCCGGCGGAGGGCAAGGGGGCGTCGGATCTGGCCACGATCCGCGAGGTGGCGCGGATGGCGGGCGTCAGCCCGGCGACGGTCTCCAGGGTGCTCAACGGCCAGGCACCGGTGCGCGAGTCGACGCGCCGCCGCGTCCTCGAAGCCGTGGAGGCGCTGGGCTTCACGCCCAACGGCCTGGCGCGGGGGCTGGCCAAGGGGGTGACGCGGACCATCGGCCTGGTCCTCCCTGACATCGCCAACCCCTACTTCCCCGCCCTCGCCCGCGGCGTCGAGGACGCGGCGCGGGCGGCCGGCTTCGCCGTCATCCTGGGCAACAGCGACAACGACCCCGCCCAGGAAGCGGCGCACGTCGCGGTCATGCGCGAGCGCCTGGTGGACGGGCTGATCATCGCCTCCAGCGGCCAGCCCGAGCGCCTGCCGGCGGTGGTCGGCGACGTGCCGACCGTCCTCATCGACCGCCGCGTGGACGGCTGGCCGGCCGACTCGGTCTCCACCGACAACCGCCTGGGGGGGCGGCTGGCGGTCGCCCACCTGCTCTCCCGGGGGCGGCGGCGGATCGCCCATCTGGGCGGGCCCGAAGGCGTCACCTCCGCCGGCGACCGCGCCCTGGGCTTCTCCGACGCCCTGCGCGAGGCGGGTCTCGAGCCCGACCCCAAACTGGTCAGCCGGGGCCCCTTCGCCTTCGAGAGCGGCTACGAGCGGACGCGCGCGCTCCTGGCGTCCGGAGTCGACTTCGACGCCATCTTCGCCGCCAACGACCTGCTGGCCGTGGGCGCCATCCAGGCCTGCCAGGACGAGGGGCTGGACGTCCCGCAGCAGGTGGCGGTGGTCGGCTTCGACGACATCCTGCTGGCGCGGCTGGTCCGGCCGCGCCTGACCACGGTCCTCCAGCCCGCCTACCGCGCCGGCACCCTCGCCTGGGAGCGGCTGGCCGCCCGGATCGCCGCCCGCGCGGCCGGCCGGGCGCCGGCCGAACCGCTGGACGTGCAGCTGACGCCGCGGCTGGTGGTGCGCGAGTCGGCGTGAGGACCCGATCGGCCTGCGCTCGGTGGACGCGAAGACAGGGGAGCAGAGCGGGGGGATGGCGGAAGTGGCACGGATCGTGGTCGTCGGCAGCCTGAACATGGACCTGGTGGTCCAGGTGCCCCGCTGGCCCGGCCCGGGCGAGACCGCGCTGGGGGAGCGCTTCCTCCAGGTGCCCGGCGGCAAGGGCGCCAACCAGGCGGCCGCGGCGGCGGCGCTGGGCGGGGAGGTGGCCATGGTCGGGCGCGTCGGCCGGGACGCCTTCGGGGCCGCGCTCCTGGAGAACCTCCGCCGTTTCGGCGTCGACGTGAGCGGCGTGGTCGCCGACGCCGAGGCACCTACCGGGCTGGCCGTCATCGGCGTCGAGCAGGGCGGCGAGAACCGGATCGTCGTCATCCCCGGCGCCAACGGCCGGCTGGGCGTGGAGGACCTCGAGGCCTCGGCCGCGGCGGGCCTCTGGGAGGAGGCCCGGGTCCTGCTCCTGCAGTGCGAGGTCCCGGCCGAGACCATCGTCGCCGCGGCGCGCCTGGGCCGTCGCCACGGCCTCACGGTCCTCCTCGACCCGGCGCCGCCGATCCCGCTTCCCGAGGAGGTCTGGCGCTACGTCGACGCCTGCCTGCCCAACCGGCTGGAGGCGGGCGCGCTGACCGGCCGGCCGGTGGCCGACCTGACCTCGGCGCGTCTGGCCGGCGCCGACCTGCTCGCCCGCGGCCTGCGCTGGGTGGTGGTCAAGCTGGGCGCGCAGGGCGTGCTGGTGGGCGAAGGAAGCGACTTCCTGCACATCGAGGGGCTGAGGGTGCCGGCGGTGGACACCACCGCCGCCGGCGACG
The sequence above is drawn from the Bacillota bacterium genome and encodes:
- a CDS encoding glycerol-3-phosphate acyltransferase; translated protein: MRTEVLTAALTILGYLLGSFLPARWVVRRYRGQSPEELGENPGGNATWRLAGPVAGITVLLADMAKGALPMLLARWTGLGGWWLLPVAVAPTVGHNWPVYTRFRGGRGLAAALGALFVLAPAQMVPAAATGALAALLTRRMPMVGYVGFPVGLALLLATAPASQAVSALAVMVAVLLRQLGWGRGRSRGAMFR
- a CDS encoding extracellular solute-binding protein, producing the protein MGAQGAGDALAKGKAAMVIEGNGVVAALRREAPDLKWAVAPLPVGRRPGSLAFTVAYVMGKDTQHPDEAYQLIDFLTSADGEKFTEQGGLEMPSVRSMLETFTQDDPEQKAFAGEAEHALPWQLGPNGQTVIDAAGEALQAIYLQGADPKEALRQAQASIHP
- a CDS encoding phosphatase PAP2 family protein — translated: MGTRLKAEGDASPGGAPPAADRVAAWISALFNPYTHLTLWLGAVAWLTPASRRAAAVGWLAAVALPLSVLAAGRRLGWWSHPDLVDRGERSLFLPVAWTGSVLAWLSALRWAPASWLPTGFAVVVVWLAGVWLITLRWKISLHTGAIGAMAGALALVPARAGQPGLALLLFLAATLLAAVVGWSRLRLRRHTPAQVVAGYLFGAVSALATAIWFPPAAP
- the rbsK gene encoding ribokinase, whose protein sequence is MAEVARIVVVGSLNMDLVVQVPRWPGPGETALGERFLQVPGGKGANQAAAAAALGGEVAMVGRVGRDAFGAALLENLRRFGVDVSGVVADAEAPTGLAVIGVEQGGENRIVVIPGANGRLGVEDLEASAAAGLWEEARVLLLQCEVPAETIVAAARLGRRHGLTVLLDPAPPIPLPEEVWRYVDACLPNRLEAGALTGRPVADLTSARLAGADLLARGLRWVVVKLGAQGVLVGEGSDFLHIEGLRVPAVDTTAAGDVFAGALAVGLTEGLAFTAAASFANRAAALSTTRPGAQSSIPARSQVDALLQPPAANSTSPDNARNEVDR
- a CDS encoding glycogen debranching N-terminal domain-containing protein; the protein is MAGAPVAGTGPDRSERPEGRPVRRAPATPPRVAVAGDRLWLARRVGEIRPGGVEGFYAGDTRLLSRLEWRSTVREGEGRLRRRSRLRLDDDGALLELRWRAEARGPLTALVELALEGDFADLMEVRGFVEPRPRTPETAADRASGRIRWRHAGADGVERWLEIELDPVPGEMDTCSAVWRFRLAAGEEARIRCRLRPGRRPPLGLPCSRRRSAPPPGTGRADRRLAWEAGGARVEFEPAAAGGAGGIGGAGDASAWERVLRRSERDLEALSLDLGAGPTVAAGAPWFATLFGRDALLTAFELLPFRPSLARATLETLAAWQGRREETWREEEPGRIPHELRFGEATGTGRLPYGRYYGSIDATPLFVWLAAATWRRTGDRPWLERIRPAVERALAWVERARARDPEGFLSFEPHAGRHGAEGLRTQAWKDSADSMVDERGRPVEPPLAVVEVQGYVVAALRAWAEVLAELGEEGRAAGLRREADRLAERIEARFWLPREGSYALALGARRGAARRRAGAVTSDAAHLLWAGVAAPERAAALARRLLAPDLFTGWGLRTLSAANPAYHPLAYHRGAVWPHDTAVAVAGLARYGHLREAYDLAAALLDAGAALPRHRLPECFSGAERPPATPPAGDRNGGAAGGRPEEYPAACRPQAWAAGAPFLVVAALAGLELDAVRGRIRLRPFLGGGEGERALAAVRLRGLAVGGQRLDLEIRRLAGRELEVRLRRLGARRSEERRRLEEGAETFFALRA
- a CDS encoding LacI family DNA-binding transcriptional regulator: MFPPAEGKGASDLATIREVARMAGVSPATVSRVLNGQAPVRESTRRRVLEAVEALGFTPNGLARGLAKGVTRTIGLVLPDIANPYFPALARGVEDAARAAGFAVILGNSDNDPAQEAAHVAVMRERLVDGLIIASSGQPERLPAVVGDVPTVLIDRRVDGWPADSVSTDNRLGGRLAVAHLLSRGRRRIAHLGGPEGVTSAGDRALGFSDALREAGLEPDPKLVSRGPFAFESGYERTRALLASGVDFDAIFAANDLLAVGAIQACQDEGLDVPQQVAVVGFDDILLARLVRPRLTTVLQPAYRAGTLAWERLAARIAARAAGRAPAEPLDVQLTPRLVVRESA